Genomic window (Spirochaetaceae bacterium):
TTTAAGGTTGGTTTGGCTAGATAAAATTGCTAGACTAGCTAGTCATCGATAAATACTGTTGGTGCCTATAAAGGGATAGTTACCTTTATTGTCTTGCCATAGCTAAGTTCGTTATGGTATATTAGTAAAACCGGAGCATAAAAATATATGGAGAATAATCAACAAAAACTTATCGATGCTATACAAAGTAAAATTACCGCGGGCAGCAGTAACAATTTAAAGGCTTTTTTAGCCGGAATAGACCAACTGGAGTTACTAGAGGCCGTAGAAGAACTTAATGCCGAAGAACAAGCCATCATCTTTCCTTTGTTACCTAAAGATAAAGCTTATTTTATCTTTGAGCAGTTAGCAACCAGCGACCAGCACCAGCTTATCGATAGCTTTAAGGGCGAAGAAGCCCAAGAGCTGGTGGAAGAACTGCCGCCCGATGACCGTGTGCGTTTATTTGATGACTTGCCCAAAGAAGAGGCCGATAAGTTATTAGAGGGGTTATCGCCTAAAGAGCAGCAATCTACCAACTTATTAATGAGCCACCAGCCGCAAACGGCCGGCCGTATTATGACTACGCAGTATGTCAATATTTCCCCTCATATATCGGCCCACAAAGCTTTAGAAAAAGTTAAGGAAAGGGCCAAAGAAAAAGAGACTATCTACATAATTTATGTTACCGATAACTTAGGAAAACTGGTAGGAGCACTTTCGTTACGCGAATTACTTACCGCCGAGCCCGGAGCCAAAGTTAGTGATTTTATGAAAACTTCTTTAATTACCGTTCAGCTTGATACCGACCAAGAAGAGGTAGCCCGCCTTTTACAAAAGCTCGATTTACTGGCTATTCCAGTGGTAGATGAGCAAGATACGCTGGTGGGCATTGTTACCGTTGACGATGCTATGGATATTTTAGAGGCCGAAGCTACCGAAGATATGCTGGGTAAGGCCGGTATATCTTCCGGTCTTGCAAAAGACCAATCTAAACAAAGTAACACCCTCATTAATGGCTCTATTTGGCGAATATGGCGCGTGCGTTTACCTTTTTTATTTTTAACCTTAGGCGGCGGCCTGCTTGCCGGCAGCGTTATCGGCGCCTTTGAAGATGTGCTGGAACAGGTAGTGTTTATTGCCGTTTTTATTCCGGTTATTATGGGTATGGGCGGTAACGTTGGGGTGCAATCGTCTACCATCTTTTTACGCGGCATGATTTTGGGCCACATTCGGGAAGAGACCTTATGGCGGCATATCTTAAAAGAGGTTACCGTTGGCTTTAGTATGGGCGCTGTGGTGGGCATCATCATTGGTTTAATAGCGTGGTTATGGCAGGGCATACCGCAACTAGGTTTAGCTATTGGCCTTTCGTTAATTATTGCCATGACGGTGGCTTGCTTTTTGGGCTTTATGATTCCTTACCTACTTGCTAAATTACACATTGACCAAGCCGCCGGCACCGATCCGCTTATTACCACTATTAAAGATGTGCTGGCCCTGCTTATTTACTTTAGTTTGGTAAGGTTATTTTTAGGGTATTTGTTGTAAGCGGTGAGCTATACAACTTTCATACAATCAGCCGGCAAACAAATTTTAGGAATTGGTAATGACTACAAACAAACTTTATTATGGTGATAACCTTAATATTTTAAAACAATTAAGCAAAGAGTACCTGCAAGGGTTTATCGATTTAATTTATATCGACCCTCCTTTCAATAGCAATCGCGATTACAATATATTATATGATAATTTAATTACCGATGAAGGTGATAAAATTAAGGCAGGTAAAGAGGCTTTTAGTGATACGTGGAGTAACACGGACCTTTCACACGAGCTTGAAGAGATGAAAGATTATACCGATATGCCTAAGCTCTATCGTTTTTTTGAGAATAACCGTGAAATTTTTACAACTGCTCAAATGAGTTACCTTACGATGATGGCTCATAGGCTTTATTATATACGTAAAGTATTAAAAGATAGCGGTAGCTTATATTTACACTGCGACCCTACAATGAGCCACTACTTAAAAATTGTGCTGGATTTAATATTTGGTGAAAAAAATTTTAGAAATGAGATTGTATGGTGTTATCGCGGGGCTGGTTACCCTAAACTCGATTTTGGTAAGCGGCATGATATTATTTTTAGATACAGTAAAACAGAGAACTATAAATTTTATCTTGATGAAGTGCGTATGCCTTATGCTGAAGAAACTGTTAAAAGGTTTTCTTATAAAATAGGTAATAAACGCGGCGGCAAAGATTTTGGGCAGCAAAGTTTACACCCATTGGGAAGGCAACCAGATGATTGGTTTGCCGATTTACAACCGATAGCTCCTTCTGCTAAAGAACGTTTAGGGTACCCCACTCAAAAACCAGAAGCCTTACTTGAGCGTATTATTAAAGCTAGTAGCCAAGAAAACGATTTAATAGCCGATTTTTTTTGTGGCTGCGGTACTACAGTTGCCGTAGCAGAGAAATTAAACCGTAAATGGCTGGGCGTAGATATTAGCCATTTAGCCGTTACCTTAGTAGAAGAAAAGCGTTTAAAACCTTTAAAGGCTAAATATGAAGTAATAGGCTTTCCGCGTGACTTAGCTGGCGCAGAA
Coding sequences:
- the mgtE gene encoding magnesium transporter, with product MENNQQKLIDAIQSKITAGSSNNLKAFLAGIDQLELLEAVEELNAEEQAIIFPLLPKDKAYFIFEQLATSDQHQLIDSFKGEEAQELVEELPPDDRVRLFDDLPKEEADKLLEGLSPKEQQSTNLLMSHQPQTAGRIMTTQYVNISPHISAHKALEKVKERAKEKETIYIIYVTDNLGKLVGALSLRELLTAEPGAKVSDFMKTSLITVQLDTDQEEVARLLQKLDLLAIPVVDEQDTLVGIVTVDDAMDILEAEATEDMLGKAGISSGLAKDQSKQSNTLINGSIWRIWRVRLPFLFLTLGGGLLAGSVIGAFEDVLEQVVFIAVFIPVIMGMGGNVGVQSSTIFLRGMILGHIREETLWRHILKEVTVGFSMGAVVGIIIGLIAWLWQGIPQLGLAIGLSLIIAMTVACFLGFMIPYLLAKLHIDQAAGTDPLITTIKDVLALLIYFSLVRLFLGYLL
- a CDS encoding restriction endonuclease, with the protein product MTTNKLYYGDNLNILKQLSKEYLQGFIDLIYIDPPFNSNRDYNILYDNLITDEGDKIKAGKEAFSDTWSNTDLSHELEEMKDYTDMPKLYRFFENNREIFTTAQMSYLTMMAHRLYYIRKVLKDSGSLYLHCDPTMSHYLKIVLDLIFGEKNFRNEIVWCYRGAGYPKLDFGKRHDIIFRYSKTENYKFYLDEVRMPYAEETVKRFSYKIGNKRGGKDFGQQSLHPLGRQPDDWFADLQPIAPSAKERLGYPTQKPEALLERIIKASSQENDLIADFFCGCGTTVAVAEKLNRKWLGVDISHLAVTLVEEKRLKPLKAKYEVIGFPRDLAGAEKLAQDNKFKFEQWLVEYILRGHQTKKTGDGGIDGHVTYTLPSGKKVQAIIEVKGGNISMAQIRAFKDSISKFNADFGIFMGFTGQFTKGMYSEADNLGYLEGFDLFNQRLKKFCIITVEDLFINNLPDALKMFNINTTY